The Arvicanthis niloticus isolate mArvNil1 chromosome 9, mArvNil1.pat.X, whole genome shotgun sequence genomic interval TGTAGGCGGTTGGCGGTGCACAAACCACCTCTGAGGATGAGATCAGAGACAGCCCTCACTGTTCAGGTTCCCGGTCTTGCATTCATTTCCTTGGTTctactttccttcctctttcaggCCAGAAAGCTGACCTTTGTTCACTccacagcccaggctgggcttgtACTAATACCAGAGCCTTCCTAATGCCTCTGATAGGCTATGGCCCTTACCCTGCCCTCTGCTCTTTTAACAGCTGTGGCTCTAATTTCCTCAGGCTATTCTGGGAATGGGCATCTCCTAGACTCAGCATTCTCCAGGGGGTAACCCTTTTCTAAAATAGCCCATCCCACACACATCCATCCCGGGAAGGGTTTTTAGCATAAGGAGAAGAGGTCAACCGCGGGAATTTGCATTGGGTTCTTTGGGAAATAGATGATCAGAGAATAATACACTTTGGTTATTCTCACGGTTCTCTGCTTTAGGTGGGTGGAAGGGGTAAGGATGGAGGGAACTGACTAGCCCGCAGAGACCTTGTGTTTTCCTATTCCCAGCCTGAGAAGAGCTGTACAATTCCTTTTCATTCCCCAACGGCCCAGCATGTTTGGCATCTACCCAGAGCCCAAGGTGGAAGGCAAGAGTGGCCCATGCAGTAGAGGGTAGGGATGTGGAAGCCCCCAGCTCAATGGCTGAAGCAGGCGCAGGCGGCCGCGCGGGGAGGAGCTTCGGGCTACGTGCAGAGACGCATGGAGCCAGAGGCCGAGGCGGCAGGTAGCTGAGAGCCCGAGCCCGCGCAAGCTCAGCTTCCTCCCTCACAATATGGGGCACACGTGCCACTTTTCTTGATTATCCAACCGGACACCGGCTCTTCTTCTTGACCCTGCACCCTAGCTGGTGCAGCTCCCGTCCACTCCCAAGGGCGATCTTCTTtgcaccctgcccccaccccaagaACCCCTTACGGGCCCCACAGGCCCAGGGCAGCATTTAAATGCTTTTCCTCCTCAGCAAATCTCTGTGCTGCCGGGACACCAAATGGCCCCTGTCCCCAGGCCACCATCCAGGTCCACTCAGACACTGAGCAAATGGTGCCACGCCCGACCCTCCACCCCCACGCCCTGCCGCCTCTTCCAAACGGACGGAGCTCACCGGTGTCTGCCGGTACTTTGGCTGCGTTCAGGGTGCAGATGAGTTCTCCCAGGCACTTCTTCCTCCCGTTCATCTTCCAGTTTCCCCCCACGAAGAACTTCCTGGAAGGCGCCATTGCACTGTGCCCAGGTCTCTGAAGGTCAGCACAAATGCTCGGCTCTCGCCACTGGCCACTTATATAGATCGCTGTGAGGCAAAACTCCTCCCTCTCCCCGCCCTCCGCCATGGTTAGCCCGGCCCCTTGCTGCTCCGCCTTCCCCTCCGTCCGCCTCTCCACCTCCCGGTGTTTTGGTATTCTGACGTTTCTCCTTCCTTGTAGCAATGTTCTAGGAGGTTCCGGGGGCTCAAACGTCCGGCCTCAGTGGTTCGACAGTTGAGATGTTGAGCCTCGCGCTCAAGGAAACAAACCTTTTGCAATTTCATAAGACCAAAGGGCATTCCTCGTGGAGCTGGCAGCAAGAAGGCCTCGGTTGAGCGCCCCATTCCCTCAAAGCATAAAGCAAAGCCGGGTTGAAGAGCCCTCCCAGCAGTCACAAGGAGCCAAGTGTTTCACAAACGTCGCTGGTGGTTATGGATCCTTGGAGTTGTCAGGCCTTGGCCAAATGGAGCAGAGTAGGATACTAgtgtggaggaggggaaggaggcagAGTGGAGGCAGCTTTGTAAAGCCAGTCGGCTGAAATCAATATGGACTGTCTACCCTCTGCTCTAGGACCGCTATTTGTTCAGCAACAATGGGGCTAGACCAAGTGCATGGTCCGTGGGTGTGGGGGAGGCGATGCAGTCACTCTTCTGAATTTTCCCTTTatttcccacccccccccccacctcacagTTTTCTGAGCATTTCTAGAGCTAGAGACAAGGgaattgcgggggggggggggggggtggcagggCAAAGGACCCCAGTTGGACCTCTCTGAACCCGCCCTTTCCAGTAATCCTCCCCAGAACAAGTAGGTCTCCCCCAAAGAACTAAAAACCAGTCAGTTGTGGTACTTTTATTCACATCATGTATTTTGGCATTTTTTCAGAGGACCGTGAGACAAaacgggaggctgaggcagaagggcaaAGGGTGTGGGAGGGTCCTATTTCCCTCATAGCCTCCGTTGCCCCACCACAAGGGAGCAAACACATAAGGGGAGGGGAGGCACAGTAGCTCCCTCCCCTGGAAAGACGCataaagctacacacacacacacacacacacacacacacacacacacaggtaagaCCCCTCCCCATGTCAGGGGGTGGGCCATCATAGAGAAGCAGAGCACTGTGGATTCAAGGGGCAGGGGAAGGAAGCAACAAGGTCCCACTGTGGACAGGCAGTTGGCCCCTTCCTGTCCCATCCCTGCTCTATCCCCAAAGTCTAATGAGTACCCCTCCTCTTTGGCCATTCTCCCATGGCCTCCAGCTCTTTCTCCTGCtggggacaaaaagaaaaagggtgcAGAGCAGGGGGCTGAAGTCCATCCCTCAGCCCTGTCCCTCACGCCAGATGGCCTGTCCCCTGCCTGAAGTGTAGGGGTTGAGGGCAGGCTCTTAGCTGAGCACTCTCTGGTAGAAGTAGATGTAGCCCAGGTCCTTGGGCGGCTTTTCGGAGGCACACACTTTCTGGTCATTGTAGATCACCCATCtggaaagtggggagagggacagaaggaTGAGCAGAGTGGGTCTCCATATTGCATCCTGTCCATCTCTCAGGCATGGCCCTGAGGAGCTTCTGGGAAGGATCCCGACTGTGATTCTATGCCTACGTCCCACAATCTGAATGCAGATAGCATTGCAGCAGCAGTCTGAATGCAGCTTTGAAGTCTCCCGAGGGTCATTTCCTCATCTGACGTCCTCAGAGTGTTCATCTAGAGACAGGGTCCCAACAGACCTGGCCATCCTGGTAccctatgtaaaccaggctggccacaaactcagatctagctacttctgcctccccagtgttggaacTAAATGTGAGTATGACTGACTACATCTAGCCagaatgtatttgtttgttttagtttttgtttttcaagacaaggtttctttgtgtagtccaggctgtcctggaactcactctgtagatcaggctaacctcaaactcatacatccagctgcctctgcctcccaagtgctgggattaaaggtgtgtgccaccacgcccagcatGTATTTTCaagaacaattatttattttgcacTAATAACCACTTGAACCATGGTGTGTATAGAGCTCAGAGGAACTTTTCTGGTTCTGGAAACCCAACTCAGGCTGTcaggattggcaggcagcaggtgCCCTTCCTCACTGGGGTCTTGTCAGCCTGGACTGCACTTTATACTCATCTTCTATCCATTCCTGTAAGGCTGGGGGAGCCGGGAGACCACTGTCTATCCTTTGGTTAaaggatttgtttttaaagtaagggggggggggtgagtgtgagtgtgtgtatgtgtgtatgcatgtgtatgtgtgtgagtgtgtgtatgtgtgtatgtatgtgtgtgcatcctcagacatgagtgcaggtgcccataaAGGGAGAAGGTGCCGGATCCCTGGAAGTAGTTAGGATGGTTGTCAGCCTTcatttgggtgctggaaactcaacctaggtcttctgcaaagAGTGGCCAGTATTCTTAGCAacagccatctctacagcccgcCCCAGCCCCTTTGGAGACAGGTTTCACAGAGCACAGGATTGCTTAAAACTACTCATTCACCACGTACGTAGCCAAAGGTGAGCTTCAACTGCTGGCTCCCTTGCCTCCACCTCAATGCTAGCACTGAAGCCACAAGCCACTACACACAGCTACTGACCACCATTTTCACTGAGTAATTAGTCTTTGCCACAGTTCTTTCACTTTACTGCTGCCACAGGCAGCATAAACAAGCAGATGACTATGTACCAGTAAAACTTCATTTACAAAAGCAGACAGATTTCGACCTGGGATGTATGTGGCTTGCCCATCCCTGTGGGGAGGCATTTGTTTGTATCTGACTTCTCCCACAAACACTGTAGGGCTTCCAGACTGTCCTTCCCATCCCACCAGCTGCTCTCCGTTCACAGTGCACACTGCTAAGCCTTTACCTTCCGTCCTTCTTGATATGGCAGACATAGTGACCGCACATCGTCGACGTTCCCATGTGACTGATGAAGGCAAAGAGCTGGTActctggggaaagagagagagagagagagagaggagaaaacacaggaGTCCTGTGTTACAGTATTAAACAGCTCAAACGCAAAACTAGAGTTTCAGGGAATATGGGCAAAGGGCACCTCAGCTCCTCAAATTCCACCCTCACAGGACCAATGAGAGAGACAGGGCTTCTCACCGCTCAGATGGAGAAGCACACAGCACTAGAATGAGGGGCTGCACTACAGATAGCCTCAGGTCTACCCTGATTCTTGGGGACACTCACTTCCAGGACCATCCCGGACTTTAGGTCCCACTGGCACAGACTCAGAGATGGAGTCAGCAGCTGAGCGTCCCTCTGAGATGTCCATAGCAGCTTCTGCATCTAGGTCGTCAATGTGACTGAAGATCCAGTCTACAGCCCGCTCTAAGCTGTTGTTCTTGAAGAGAAGGGAAGTGTTACTTTTCCTAAAAAGTCAGGCAGGCACACCAACACTGTGGCTATCAGTCACAAAAAAAGCAGGCAGCTTCAACCACACTATCCTGGTTTTTGGTACCATTAACCAAAGGTGTTGATGCAACCTGACTCCCACCGCACCACACTTTTCCACGTGGGCTCCAAGTCCCCTGGGCAGTGCATACCGTGGCCCGCAGAGCTTTCAGGGCCTGGTCCCTTGAGAAGCCCATGGAAACAATGGTGGTCACACAATCCTCTGGCGGGGGATCAGCTGCCGCACTTGTAGAGCCAGGCCCACTGGAGCCAGGCAGGATGAGGGGATTTGCAAAATCTGTGGATGAGGAAGGCATGAGTGTTTGGGGGATGGATGGAGGCCCTGTCCCATCCTGCTACCCACCTCTGCCTACCTGGATCATCCATGTGTGACATGACCCAGTTCATGGCTGCTTCGGCCCCACTGTTTCCTGTATAGTACACAGCTTTCCGGCAGGCGTCCATAGGGAAGCCCATTTCCACCAACTGTATGATGACGGACTCATCCAGCATGGGTGCTGTGGTAGAATTAGCACGATGACGTCCTGCTACTGTCTCTACTGGTTTCTTCATCCTCCCACAGGCCGAGCCTCTAGCCTTCTCCCAGTCACCTAGTATGTGCTTTTTTCTTCCACAGATAATCGTTTCGTACCAGAACCAAAATAACCACAAGCAAAATGGGAACCTGGTATCCCATATGGTGATCAGTTTTCTGCCATTCATGGCGATAACCCTTGAACTCCCCAACCCAAACCAAGAAAGTAACAAAGATATAGAGGTGATTAGCCAGTGCTGCTGACACCCATATTAAGAATGCAGCTGGAAGTTTTTCAGCCAGTCTTCACATCCAACAAGGGAACAGAGGAAATTTGGAAGGGAAGACAGGAGACACATAAAGGATGGGAAGGAAGTAATACAGAGAAGCCCTCCCCCATcagcaagggagagagacaggcaggaagaagaaTCACTAACATGTCGGAGAGGAGAAGTGAGGGGAGCAGAAGGAGTCTTCGTCTTCGTTGCCATAGAAACCAAGGCTACCTTTGGGCTCATCCGGAGTGACCAGGGGTGGGGCAATGTCAGGCAGCTCCTCCTCTCCTGGCTGTAGCCCTGTGCCCCTCAACTGGGAGATATCTAGCTCCTCTGGCATCTCAATGGACACATCTGCAATTGGAACGGTGAAAAGCATCACTTCAGGACTTCCTGATGCTAACCTGCAAAAGCACAGCAGACCCTCAGCTCCTGTGCCATGTTTATATCTGCTCTTAGTAGTTCCAACCACAGGAAATATGCAGAAGTGTGGGAGTCAAGGGGCCTATACTCTAGTTCTAAATCTACCATGAGCGATAGACAGGCAAGAGGCCTCTACAGTTGGGGTGCCTTGTACTTCTGAAggtctcagttccttctccacaAACTCAAGATAAATTAGAAGTGTCACATTAGAGCCAGGAACCTGGAAGACCTGCTTCAAGATTAACCCAATAAAAGCACTGTCATCAACTAGAAAAATTATAACAATGCAATCAACCATGACTATCAAAATAGTGTTAGCCAGGTATCATGGCAcaagccttcaatcccagcatttgagaggcagaggcagccagatctctgcatgtgtgaggccaacctgatttacacagcaagttccaggtcagccagagctacacagtgactctgtctcaaaaacaaagaaaaacccaaaaaagtTTCAATCAGTATCTTTTCAAACTAGATACATTTTGAAACATACACAAAATGCTTTCCTTTTCAGAGAAAAATCTGAGCAACACTAGTTGATACATGTTAAAACTATCTGTTTCTAGGACTTTCTTTATCACCACCCTCATCCCAAACTGCATACCCAGCTTCTTGGGCACCCAGTCTAAGCCAAAGGTGAACTTCTTGATCTGGATGACCAGGTAGTCAGGGAAGGAGGCAAACCGCGTGGTCCTGGAAAGAGAGAATGTGTTGGCACCTGAGCTCTCCTTTCTCTACACTGGGCTTGATCGTGATCTCTGTTAGATAAAGTCCAGTGTCCCAGGAGATACTCTCCTCTCTTCTTGCCTGGATAGAGATCAGGGGTGTGCACAAGGAGCTGCAGAAGCCAGGTATTTGGTTGGCAGGAGCAGCAATAGGCTGAGAACTTGGTCCCTAAAACTGAAGCACCTCTTCAGGTCCCAAAACCATGCCAGAGGCCAATAGCAACCTGTTTTCTAAAAGCCAGATTATGCTTTCAGCTGACACTAAGTGCTTGGGCTCTAGCGTAATAGAGAGATCAAGTGCAGAGGCCATCCTGGAAAAGAGCTTGCACTACGCAAGCGTCAGGAAAGGGGAAGGTGAAAAATGAGGTCATCACCCATGTCTACCCCTGCTACAGCCTCCTGGTACCCTCCAGGACAAAACAAACCTTGAGGCCCAGGGGATAATCTTGAGATCTCCACCAAAAGGATGAGCAAACATCCCAGAGACAGAATGTCTTTGGTGATTACCCCACCAAGGTAGTGGCTGAAACCCAGGCCAAAGGACCTACTTGACAGCGACCGACTTCGCCTGCAGAGCTGTGCTCCAGAAGTCATCCACCTGCTCAGGGGCCCCGTAGGCTTCCAGGCAGGAGCTGAAGGGCACCTGGGCCCGAACCAGTTCTGGCAGTGGAACTTTCTCCTCTTCGGCTTGCCGCTTCTTCTCTTCATACTCTAGAAGTTCCTCTGGTGAAAATACCAGGTGGTGTTGTCTTAGAGGCCACCCCTTGTTCTCAGCTTAACTTTGTCTGCTGGCCTTGTGCCCTAAATTATCCCCATTTCCCTACCCCCACCAAAGCCCACTAGACACATGTCATGTACCGTGCCTCTCAGCTCAACAGTGCTAACAAGCTGCAGGAAGGATTAACCCCAGCCCCACTGTGGTCCAGCTTCAGATCTGGGCTTCCATTGATACCAAGATCTTGCTGAGCCAGCAAGCTACCTTTGTTAAGGGCTGCATCCATGGGCACAGGCAACTGCATGATGTAGTCAACTCGCTGAGTGTACTTAACCTTCTCTGTAGCCAGGCATTTGATCTTTTCTTCCACCAAGAAGCGGAACACTTCATTTGGATTCTCAGAACTCCGGCAATTCCTCTATGGGAAACAGGCAGGACAGGAAGGTCTGGGCGGCCAGGGAACAAATTGAGGCTCAAACATTTGTATTAGGGAACCAGTAGGGAATTGCAGTGGATTGGAAGATGGCACTCAGCAACACAAGGATGCAAGGTAAATGTAGAAGCCTTCCCTAATGAACCACCATCAAACCTCACTTCTGGCCACGGTAATATTCtacctgtgtttttctttctaagtacTAAGTATTCTCCTGTTGGGGATGAACCCAGAGACTCGTGCTTGCTGGCCAAGTGCTCTACCTCTGTGGCCCACCTCCCAGCCCTTGTAATGTTTTCGCTGTTCTAAGGTGAATTGGGTCTACCACAACTAGAAATCACAGGTAAAGATTATCACTTGTCTTGACTATTTTCCTCAGGTGCAACTACTATGCACAGAACAGGCTAAGTACAAATACAGGGGTGGGTGTAGGGAGAGGAAGCAAGTGGGTGCAAACAGGAGGCTCAATAGTGGCCTCTCTGACATCGTCCCATCCTTACCTCCACCATGTTGATAAGATGTAGGAAGAATTCCTGGGCATCCTGCTGCCGATTAGTGGAGAACTCAGGGTGGCCCTTACCAATGAGGGCCTTGAACATTCGAGGTGCAATGCCATCTTGAACTTCCTAGGCAGGGCCAGGGCACAGATTTAGTAGGCACCAAATGACCTAATTTAGACAACTCCCAGATCTTTGTGTCTCTATGTAATTCTATAGTCTGAAGAGGATAAAGTCCTAAACTCACCTTTTGCTCTGGTACCTGCTCTCCATCACCTGACTCCAGTGCTGGCTTAGAAtattctccagagagaagaccaTGCCCCAGCTTGGCCCTGTAGTCATAGCCAAGAACACCATTTAGCTAGTCAACTAATGATCCTGAAGGCTGCAtgcatctttttctctttccttcaatCCTGCTCATAACCCATCTTAGACATCTTAAAAACCTGTGTGTGGCTTTTGTAGGGATGGGGACACCTTAGGTTACATAGGAACCCAGCACAAGAGGCAGTCTACAGCTTCTAACTGCTCAGAGTCTCCACTCATGCCCATCCCAGGTGGTCATGGTATAGAAAGGCAGAAAGCTGTGCGGCTCTCCACAGCGTCTGTAGGCTACATACACCTGGGTGCTGAAGTCTTGGGTAGGGTCAGTTGGGGCATTCTGGAAGATCTTCTCCAATTTATCCACATACCTAAGAGGCAAAAGAAGAGTagcaggaaaaaggaagagataaACCATCTACTCATCACATGAACACGCTTTCCCTTGAGTTCTAGTCCAGTTCTCTGCAGCAACCTGTCCATCCTCCCTTCTCAACTAAACACAGCACGCAGTGTGCGCGAGGCACTCTTCCAGGCTCCTTTCCCACGACAGAACCAAGGGAACAAGAAGGCAGCCCAGCGTCAGATAAACACAGCTCCTATTCTTTTGTTCATTCCTGCTCTATTACTGGGAAGCTTCTAACACGCTCCCTTCCCAGCACGCTGCCATGGTACAACAGAGCTAGTCTAAGAATGAGAGCAGGCACACAGACACGGAGGACAGCTGAAGGACAGTATGCAAACAGACTGCTGACCAGAAGAGGAGCTAAGATGTTAAAAAGCATTTGGTTTCAGCCAACTACTAACTCTCAGCCACTGTATCCTTCCCGCTCCATCTCCTACGTTCTCATGGCCCTCCTTATGTAAGGCAAAAATGTGGTAAACTAGACCCTACTTGGATTACACAGGTACACAGCATAGGTCAGTAGAAAAGACAAGGGATCACTCACTTCCTCTGAAAGTCAGGGATGCTGAAGAGCACCTGGACCACGGAGTTGAGGTAGCAGCTGTTACCCAGGTTCCGGATACCCGTGTAACCAGGCCCAAATAGAGGCTTGAGTGGCACGCCTGACTCCTGGATCAGCTCCCACTCACCAATCCGCTGGTTCATGTCTATCTCCAGCTCAGTCATTGTCTTGTCCGTCTGCAGGGAAGAGGAACTTAAGACTGGGCAAGAAGCTAAATCCTGAAGTTTCCCAGAGCCTAGGGCAAGGCACAGATATAGCCCAGGACTTATGGAATTAGGGGCCTAGGCATACTATTTATCACATAGTCCTTAAGCTCTAGATCATTGTAGATCCAAGACTGTATAAATGAGGAAGTGAAATGACCCTGCTCCTCCCTACCCAGAATGCTCTTTCCCACTCCGAAGTCATTCTACTCACCTTTAGACTATTACAGAAGAGCACGCATTAGAGAACAGCACTCATCCCTGGTCCCCTAGCAGGGCTTCTGCCGTCCACCATGGTACTACCATACCTTCATCCTCTCATACTACTGGTCAGCAGTTTACAAATACTCATTTATTTGGGAATATGACTATGACCTGCCATGATCCTACACTTTGTCCATGAAAGCAAGAATtatacctgtcttttttttttctcctgagacagggtttctctgtgtagctttagctgtcctggaactctctttgtggaacagactggccttgaactcacggagatccacccgcttctgcctcccaagtgctgcaccACTGCCCGGATGACCATGCTTATTTTATTCACACAGTGGCTGGCATGTAACAAGTATTTGGTAGTATTCACCGAATGACCAAATGACTATAGTGTTCTCTTCAGGAGAGAGTCACACATCCTGGGGCCTGGGTGAGCTCAGCTTCAGGCACAGAGGCAGGACTGAGACTCTGGAGCTAACAGGCACGAGGTCCTCCCTCACCTTCTGCATCTTCAGCATGTCGATGCCAAAGTGAGACAAGTGCTCTGCCAGGCTGGGGTCCAGAACCATGTCGTCCTCGTCGTAAGAGTACACATCTAGAGGGGAAGGCAGGCACACTGTGGCAGGGACATAGTGTGGCACTGGCCTACCCACCAACTCTACCTCCTGCCCAGAGGACGGAGAGACAGGCAGCAGAATCACCCTCCTGGCTCACTTGAACATTAGTGAGGCACAAAGCCCCTTGGGATTGACTGTTAGAGGAAACAGGGTCAAACAGGATAAGGAGTGGAACTGTGTTCTTTTCTAATACATGTGTGCATCAGTGTGTGCACAggggttgttttcttttcctcttagtTTCTGGTGATAGGTCTCACATAGCCTATGCTGATCTCAAATTCATTATGTGGTTGAGGATAACTTTCAACGtttaatccccctgcctctacctcctaaattctgggagaTCAGATGTGCACTAGTGCAATTCCATTCCCAGCTTTAATTTGGATTCGGATTCTACTCCTGCACCATAAGCTACCACAGTGAGATAGTGACTAAGCAGGTAACAATGGCTGGGATCTGGGGACGTCTTTCAT includes:
- the Usp5 gene encoding ubiquitin carboxyl-terminal hydrolase 5 isoform X2, whose protein sequence is MAELSEEALLSVLPTIRVPKAGDRVHKDECAFSFDTPESEGGLYICMNTFLGFGKQYVERHFNKTGQRVYLHLRRTRRPKEEDTSAGTGDPPRKKPTRLAIGVEGGFDLTEDKFEYDEDVKIVILPDYLEIARDGLGGLPDIVRDRVTSAVEALLSADSASRKQEVQAWDGEVRQVSKHAFNLKQLDNPARIPPCGWKCSKCDMRENLWLNLTDGSILCGRRYFDGSGGNNHAVEHYRETGYPLAVKLGTITPDGADVYSYDEDDMVLDPSLAEHLSHFGIDMLKMQKTDKTMTELEIDMNQRIGEWELIQESGVPLKPLFGPGYTGIRNLGNSCYLNSVVQVLFSIPDFQRKYVDKLEKIFQNAPTDPTQDFSTQVAKLGHGLLSGEYSKPALESGDGEQVPEQKEVQDGIAPRMFKALIGKGHPEFSTNRQQDAQEFFLHLINMVERNCRSSENPNEVFRFLVEEKIKCLATEKVKYTQRVDYIMQLPVPMDAALNKEELLEYEEKKRQAEEEKVPLPELVRAQVPFSSCLEAYGAPEQVDDFWSTALQAKSVAVKTTRFASFPDYLVIQIKKFTFGLDWVPKKLDVSIEMPEELDISQLRGTGLQPGEEELPDIAPPLVTPDEPKAPMLDESVIIQLVEMGFPMDACRKAVYYTGNSGAEAAMNWVMSHMDDPDFANPLILPGSSGPGSTSAAADPPPEDCVTTIVSMGFSRDQALKALRATNNSLERAVDWIFSHIDDLDAEAAMDISEGRSAADSISESVPVGPKVRDGPGKYQLFAFISHMGTSTMCGHYVCHIKKDGRWVIYNDQKVCASEKPPKDLGYIYFYQRVLS
- the Usp5 gene encoding ubiquitin carboxyl-terminal hydrolase 5 isoform X1, coding for MAELSEEALLSVLPTIRVPKAGDRVHKDECAFSFDTPESEGGLYICMNTFLGFGKQYVERHFNKTGQRVYLHLRRTRRPKEEDTSAGTGDPPRKKPTRLAIGVEGGFDLTEDKFEYDEDVKIVILPDYLEIARDGLGGLPDIVRDRVTSAVEALLSADSASRKQEVQAWDGEVRQVSKHAFNLKQLDNPARIPPCGWKCSKCDMRENLWLNLTDGSILCGRRYFDGSGGNNHAVEHYRETGYPLAVKLGTITPDGADVYSYDEDDMVLDPSLAEHLSHFGIDMLKMQKTDKTMTELEIDMNQRIGEWELIQESGVPLKPLFGPGYTGIRNLGNSCYLNSVVQVLFSIPDFQRKYVDKLEKIFQNAPTDPTQDFSTQVAKLGHGLLSGEYSKPALESGDGEQVPEQKEVQDGIAPRMFKALIGKGHPEFSTNRQQDAQEFFLHLINMVERNCRSSENPNEVFRFLVEEKIKCLATEKVKYTQRVDYIMQLPVPMDAALNKEELLEYEEKKRQAEEEKVPLPELVRAQVPFSSCLEAYGAPEQVDDFWSTALQAKSVAVKTTRFASFPDYLVIQIKKFTFGLDWVPKKLDVSIEMPEELDISQLRGTGLQPGEEELPDIAPPLVTPDEPKGSLGFYGNEDEDSFCSPHFSSPTSPMLDESVIIQLVEMGFPMDACRKAVYYTGNSGAEAAMNWVMSHMDDPDFANPLILPGSSGPGSTSAAADPPPEDCVTTIVSMGFSRDQALKALRATNNSLERAVDWIFSHIDDLDAEAAMDISEGRSAADSISESVPVGPKVRDGPGKYQLFAFISHMGTSTMCGHYVCHIKKDGRWVIYNDQKVCASEKPPKDLGYIYFYQRVLS